One part of the Cyclobacteriaceae bacterium genome encodes these proteins:
- a CDS encoding DUF479 domain-containing protein → MNFLAHISLSGDNPKVMVGNFIGDFVKGRNLLEQFEPEIARGIALHRAIDEFTDSHPIVTVSKNRLRPTYRHYSAVIVDMFYDHLLAKNWEHYYTDFLPDFAERSYSTLEKFHHILPEGVKFMLPYMTKGNWLVNYARLEGIERALTGMARRSKHESKMELAVEDLKNNYKDFTKEFSAFYPELQAFSKKWLDNET, encoded by the coding sequence ATGAACTTCCTTGCGCACATCAGTCTGTCGGGTGACAACCCTAAAGTTATGGTGGGCAATTTTATTGGTGATTTTGTGAAAGGACGGAACTTACTCGAACAATTTGAACCCGAAATTGCCCGTGGCATAGCGCTGCACCGTGCTATTGATGAGTTTACGGATAGCCACCCGATTGTAACAGTAAGTAAAAACCGGTTGCGCCCAACTTATCGTCATTATTCTGCTGTCATAGTCGACATGTTTTATGACCACCTGCTGGCTAAAAACTGGGAACATTATTACACCGATTTTCTCCCGGATTTTGCCGAACGCTCTTACAGCACGCTGGAAAAGTTTCACCACATTTTACCCGAAGGTGTAAAGTTTATGCTTCCCTACATGACCAAAGGCAACTGGCTCGTAAACTACGCACGACTGGAAGGGATAGAACGTGCGCTAACGGGCATGGCCAGGCGATCGAAACACGAATCAAAAATGGAACTGGCCGTTGAAGACCTCAAAAATAATTATAAGGACTTCACGAAAGAGTTTTCTGCATTTTATCCGGAACTTCAGGCCTTCTCAAAAAAGTGGCTCGACAACGAAACTTGA
- a CDS encoding amidohydrolase family protein translates to MKKLFLLAMTVVSIQLIAQRTVIHCGNLIDGKSNDVQSQMTVIVEKNSITRVEKGFTKPGTSDKLIDLSKKTVMPGLIDLHVHLEGETNKDQALQRFTSNKADVAFRSTVYAKKTLLAGFTTVRDLGGSGVNTSLRNAINQGLVVGPRIFSVGKSIGTTGGHADPTNGYREDLMGDPGPKEGVINSPEEARQAVRQRYKDGSDLIKITATGGVLSLAKDGSGPQFTLDELKAIVETAKDYGMHTAAHAHGTEGMKRAVLAGITTIEHGTMMTEEVMDLMKEKGTYYVPTISAGKFVAEKAKEPGYYHPLVTPKALAIGPQIQETFGKAYKRGVKIAFGTDAGVFPHGENGKEFTYMVEAGMPAMEAIKSATVVAAEVVGMNDKIGTIEAGKLADIVATDDNPLKNIKTMEKVSFVMKEGVVYLQ, encoded by the coding sequence ATGAAGAAGCTTTTTTTACTGGCAATGACGGTTGTGTCTATTCAACTGATTGCCCAGCGAACGGTAATTCATTGCGGCAACCTGATTGATGGAAAGTCGAATGATGTGCAGTCACAAATGACAGTGATTGTAGAAAAAAATAGTATCACAAGAGTAGAAAAAGGATTCACAAAACCCGGTACTTCCGATAAGTTGATTGACTTGAGCAAGAAAACCGTTATGCCCGGTTTGATTGATTTGCATGTTCACCTGGAAGGTGAAACGAACAAAGATCAAGCCTTGCAACGGTTCACATCAAATAAAGCGGATGTTGCTTTCCGGTCAACCGTTTATGCAAAGAAAACGTTGCTGGCAGGGTTTACTACCGTGCGCGATTTAGGCGGCAGTGGGGTCAATACTTCCTTGCGCAATGCCATTAACCAGGGATTGGTTGTGGGGCCAAGAATTTTTTCCGTTGGTAAATCTATTGGCACAACAGGCGGTCATGCCGATCCGACCAACGGCTACCGCGAAGATTTGATGGGCGACCCCGGGCCGAAGGAAGGTGTGATCAACTCGCCTGAAGAAGCAAGACAAGCCGTAAGGCAACGCTATAAAGACGGTAGCGACCTGATAAAAATTACAGCAACAGGTGGTGTGCTCAGCCTTGCCAAAGATGGCAGTGGACCGCAGTTTACGCTGGATGAACTAAAAGCAATAGTAGAGACAGCAAAAGATTATGGGATGCACACCGCTGCCCATGCGCACGGCACCGAAGGCATGAAGCGGGCTGTACTGGCAGGCATTACCACCATCGAACACGGCACCATGATGACCGAAGAGGTGATGGATTTGATGAAAGAGAAAGGAACGTATTACGTCCCTACAATTTCTGCCGGAAAATTTGTGGCTGAGAAAGCAAAGGAACCTGGTTATTATCATCCATTGGTTACGCCCAAGGCATTGGCCATTGGTCCACAGATTCAGGAAACCTTTGGTAAAGCTTATAAACGGGGAGTAAAGATTGCTTTTGGTACTGATGCCGGGGTGTTTCCGCACGGTGAAAACGGAAAGGAGTTTACCTACATGGTAGAGGCCGGTATGCCCGCGATGGAAGCCATTAAATCCGCAACAGTAGTGGCGGCTGAAGTGGTGGGTATGAACGATAAAATTGGAACCATTGAAGCAGGTAAGCTGGCCGACATTGTTGCCACTGATGATAATCCGTTGAAAAACATAAAGACCATGGAGAAAGTGAGTTTTGTGATGAAGGAGGGCGTGGTTTACCTTCAATGA
- a CDS encoding tetratricopeptide repeat protein — MIRKVFILTVFLAACSTPEKKSEPSPVLTGLDGKQYFEPERSATAQARLDSNLNVARKNFETDPSEDNYVWLARREGYLYHYNEAIKILSEGLEKYPNSYKLFRHRGHRYISIREFNKAIADLQMAASLMPRQPLEIEPDGQPNKINKPLSNVQFNVWYHLGLAHYLKGDFESAEKAYLQCLDASDNDDLITATADWLYMTYRRMNRPEEAAKVLELIREEMNIIENDSYYLRLQMYKGMLPPDDLLKVSGENPDVDLALATQGYGVGNWYFCEGDTTRAVEIFKQVTSGKHFSAFGFIAAEADLHRLLK; from the coding sequence ATGATCAGAAAAGTTTTCATACTCACGGTGTTTTTAGCAGCTTGCTCAACACCAGAAAAAAAATCCGAACCATCACCTGTCCTCACCGGCTTGGACGGTAAGCAATACTTTGAACCCGAACGAAGCGCAACGGCACAAGCCCGGCTCGACAGCAACCTGAATGTTGCACGGAAAAATTTTGAAACTGATCCTTCAGAAGATAATTATGTTTGGCTGGCCAGAAGGGAAGGATATCTCTACCATTATAATGAGGCTATAAAAATTCTGTCGGAGGGTTTGGAGAAGTACCCGAACTCCTATAAACTATTCAGGCATCGCGGACATCGCTACATTTCTATTCGAGAATTCAATAAGGCCATTGCTGATTTACAAATGGCGGCATCGCTGATGCCACGACAACCGCTTGAAATAGAACCGGACGGTCAGCCGAATAAAATCAACAAACCACTATCGAACGTTCAATTCAATGTTTGGTATCATTTAGGACTTGCTCATTATTTAAAAGGCGATTTCGAAAGTGCCGAAAAAGCATACTTACAATGCCTTGATGCTTCCGATAACGATGATCTTATTACCGCCACGGCTGATTGGCTTTACATGACCTATCGTAGAATGAATAGACCCGAAGAAGCCGCCAAAGTGCTCGAGCTTATCCGCGAGGAAATGAACATTATCGAGAACGACTCCTACTACCTGCGCCTTCAAATGTATAAAGGCATGTTACCACCGGATGATTTATTGAAGGTGAGTGGTGAAAATCCGGATGTTGACCTGGCCCTGGCCACTCAAGGGTATGGTGTGGGAAACTGGTATTTTTGTGAAGGCGACACTACACGCGCAGTAGAGATATTCAAGCAGGTAACTTCAGGAAAGCATTTTTCTGCTTTTGGATTTATTGCTGCGGAAGCGGATTTGCACCGCCTCTTAAAATAA
- a CDS encoding DUF2911 domain-containing protein, which yields MLKYPILILSVAILAISCQSKKEITENHDQHMTAPAQTEADTVKKSLPKETHAMVGNAHITIKYTAPVVKGRIIWGGLVPYNEVWVTGAHRATSFEIDKNFIIGNQNIPAGKYAIFTIPGTETWTFILNKNWDQHLADDYNASGDLLRINVTPEKLEETQERLLYAIETISATEGALQISWEKIRITIPLKF from the coding sequence ATGTTAAAGTATCCAATACTAATCCTTAGTGTCGCCATCCTGGCAATCAGTTGTCAGTCTAAAAAAGAAATCACTGAAAATCACGATCAGCACATGACTGCTCCGGCTCAAACCGAAGCAGACACGGTCAAAAAAAGTTTGCCCAAGGAAACCCACGCCATGGTGGGTAATGCGCATATCACGATTAAATACACAGCCCCGGTAGTTAAGGGTCGTATAATCTGGGGTGGACTTGTTCCGTATAACGAAGTTTGGGTTACCGGAGCACACCGGGCGACTTCGTTTGAAATTGATAAGAACTTCATTATCGGCAATCAAAACATACCGGCAGGCAAGTATGCTATTTTTACTATTCCAGGAACAGAAACCTGGACATTCATTCTTAACAAGAACTGGGACCAGCATTTGGCTGACGACTATAATGCTTCAGGAGATCTACTGCGGATAAACGTTACACCTGAAAAACTGGAAGAAACCCAGGAGCGCCTCCTGTATGCCATTGAGACCATTTCAGCTACAGAAGGTGCCTTGCAGATCAGTTGGGAAAAAATCAGGATTACTATTCCGCTGAAATTTTAG
- a CDS encoding DUF3347 domain-containing protein produces the protein MKIKSILALALVALIMAACGKTEKSSDEQTQTAAKETNEALKVVLTGYFEVKDALVNDDAVKAKSAATALAASTGKYADQLNEYVLAIGETDDIEAQREAFEALSISMYDLVKAGGAGLTVYKQYCPMAFDDKGALWLSDEKKVLNPYFGASMLRCGSVKEEIN, from the coding sequence ATGAAAATCAAATCAATTTTAGCATTAGCCTTGGTTGCACTGATAATGGCAGCCTGCGGAAAGACAGAAAAATCTTCTGACGAGCAAACACAAACCGCTGCGAAAGAAACCAACGAAGCACTGAAAGTTGTACTTACCGGTTACTTTGAAGTGAAAGATGCCCTGGTAAATGATGATGCAGTCAAAGCTAAGTCTGCTGCTACTGCACTTGCGGCTTCAACCGGAAAATATGCCGACCAATTAAATGAATATGTGTTAGCCATTGGAGAAACCGATGACATTGAAGCACAACGTGAAGCTTTTGAGGCGCTTTCTATTTCCATGTACGATTTAGTGAAAGCGGGTGGAGCCGGATTAACCGTTTACAAACAATACTGCCCTATGGCATTTGATGATAAAGGTGCCCTCTGGTTAAGTGATGAAAAAAAAGTACTAAATCCGTACTTCGGTGCTTCCATGCTCAGGTGCGGATCAGTGAAAGAAGAAATTAATTAA
- a CDS encoding efflux RND transporter periplasmic adaptor subunit, with protein sequence MKPKSIIINIILLAAGLLLGWLIFGGDQSETHDHKTEAVSEYTCSMHPQIRQQGPGKCPICGMDLTPVSSGSSTSNPFVLEMTPEAAALANIQTTKVKSVSASNELMLTGKVKVNEQALSVVAAKFPGRIEKLFVNFVGQEIKKGEKLATLYSPELVTAQRELLEAKKMASISPQLYEAAKEKLRLWKISDKQIEQIESSGQVTTTLDVYAETSGVVTKRQVSLGDYLSTGSVMMEIANLSSVWVVLDAYESDLPWIKTGSTINFTVPSLPGKEFNAKIHYINPSVSPETRSVDVRAIVPNTGNLLKPEMLVSATLQTKLNSNVKGLAIPATTVLWTGKRSVVYVKQKGTTPAFERREITLGARMNDVYIVEKGLDEGEEVVSNGVFSVDASAQLSGNYSMMSSPEIKSIDVPEAFRAQLTQVVEKYYAVKNALVESNPALAATAAKEVLKALKAVNMKLLEGAAHDEWMVLTKPLEQGATGISTKTDVEEQRKDFELLSNYLIEAVELFGLTTEKAYRAYCPMAFEDEGAYWLSEFEDIKNPYFGATMLKCGENREVFRKR encoded by the coding sequence ATGAAACCAAAATCAATCATCATCAACATCATTCTTCTGGCAGCAGGGTTATTGCTTGGCTGGCTAATCTTTGGAGGAGACCAATCCGAAACACACGACCATAAAACAGAAGCGGTCAGTGAGTACACCTGCTCCATGCATCCACAAATCCGACAGCAAGGACCCGGTAAATGTCCAATATGTGGCATGGATCTGACTCCTGTTTCATCCGGCAGCAGCACCTCCAATCCATTTGTATTGGAGATGACACCGGAGGCTGCTGCACTGGCTAACATTCAGACAACAAAAGTTAAATCCGTTTCAGCCTCCAATGAACTGATGCTAACCGGAAAAGTAAAGGTGAATGAACAGGCGCTTTCTGTTGTCGCTGCCAAATTTCCGGGGCGGATTGAAAAACTATTTGTAAATTTTGTAGGGCAGGAAATAAAAAAAGGAGAAAAGCTCGCCACACTATATTCTCCTGAACTGGTAACCGCCCAACGTGAATTGCTGGAAGCAAAAAAGATGGCAAGCATCTCGCCACAGCTTTATGAAGCCGCCAAAGAAAAACTTCGGTTGTGGAAAATCAGCGACAAGCAAATTGAACAGATCGAATCTTCCGGACAGGTTACCACCACTCTGGATGTCTATGCCGAAACTTCAGGCGTAGTCACCAAACGCCAGGTTTCTTTGGGTGATTACCTGTCAACTGGTAGTGTAATGATGGAAATTGCTAATCTTTCATCAGTTTGGGTGGTACTGGATGCCTATGAAAGTGATCTGCCCTGGATCAAAACCGGATCAACCATAAACTTTACTGTCCCTTCACTTCCGGGAAAAGAATTCAATGCTAAAATTCACTACATCAATCCATCAGTAAGTCCAGAAACCCGGTCAGTAGATGTGCGGGCTATTGTACCCAATACCGGCAATCTGCTAAAACCTGAAATGCTGGTAAGTGCCACCCTGCAAACAAAATTGAATTCAAATGTAAAGGGTCTGGCCATTCCGGCTACAACAGTACTCTGGACAGGCAAGCGCTCGGTTGTATACGTTAAACAAAAGGGAACAACTCCAGCATTCGAACGAAGAGAAATTACACTCGGTGCCCGGATGAATGATGTATACATTGTAGAAAAAGGACTGGATGAAGGTGAAGAAGTAGTATCTAATGGTGTGTTTTCAGTGGATGCATCAGCACAACTAAGTGGTAACTACAGCATGATGTCTTCACCTGAAATAAAATCAATTGACGTGCCCGAAGCCTTCCGAGCACAGCTAACCCAGGTGGTTGAAAAATACTATGCTGTTAAAAATGCGCTGGTCGAATCAAATCCTGCTTTGGCTGCTACTGCCGCAAAGGAAGTTTTGAAAGCACTGAAAGCTGTAAACATGAAATTACTGGAGGGTGCTGCCCATGACGAATGGATGGTGCTGACTAAGCCATTGGAGCAGGGCGCAACCGGTATAAGTACGAAGACTGATGTGGAAGAACAGCGCAAGGACTTCGAACTCCTCTCCAACTACCTCATAGAGGCCGTTGAACTGTTTGGGCTTACCACCGAAAAAGCATACCGGGCCTATTGCCCGATGGCCTTTGAAGATGAAGGTGCATATTGGTTAAGTGAGTTTGAAGACATTAAAAATCCGTATTTTGGCGCCACTATGCTGAAGTGTGGGGAAAACCGGGAAGTATTCAGGAAACGGTAA
- a CDS encoding TolC family protein: MSINIISLLALMLLCQIAKAQTIDDYLTVAAQNNPSLKVRYNEYYSALEKVPQAGTLPDPQLTFSMFVGKDGLYMERWMGQQLSEISAMQMFPWIGSLDAAKNEATYMAQMKFSAFQESKINLFHDVRTVWYQLYQVDEELKLLEKEKEILKTYEQLALTRFKTGTSGTAPMNTQSGTTPSVPSSGGGMAGMGGNTATPSPSGMPSGQGSGGMSGGTTGSMVDVLLIQLQMKELDSRIEILNASRKPLEVKFNNLLNRASSEKIILADTLSSVSLPATLSIIQDSVIQNHPMVKMYQWDEKAREEQQRMAKLMGRPMIGVGLTYMIFRPRFDEMLNENMGGENMFMPMVTMTLPIYRKKYTSLRKEAEYLQQSATQNKEAAKLDLLSELERLLFDYESSTRRLKLLHDQREITQQAIRLMTTTYSTGGGGMEEILRQRQSLLSYEQQQLSAITEQHITVSGITKLMGIESN, encoded by the coding sequence ATATCGATCAATATCATTAGTTTATTGGCATTGATGTTATTATGTCAAATTGCCAAAGCTCAAACAATTGACGATTACCTAACCGTAGCTGCACAAAATAATCCATCATTGAAAGTCCGGTACAACGAATACTATTCCGCATTGGAAAAAGTACCGCAGGCAGGTACTTTACCCGATCCTCAACTTACGTTTAGTATGTTCGTTGGTAAAGATGGCTTGTACATGGAGCGTTGGATGGGCCAGCAACTTTCAGAAATTTCTGCCATGCAGATGTTTCCATGGATTGGTTCGCTGGATGCAGCAAAAAATGAAGCCACGTATATGGCTCAAATGAAATTTTCCGCCTTTCAGGAATCGAAAATTAATTTATTTCATGATGTGCGCACCGTGTGGTACCAATTGTATCAGGTTGATGAAGAACTGAAACTGCTGGAAAAAGAAAAAGAAATACTAAAAACTTATGAGCAACTGGCGCTTACCCGATTTAAAACAGGAACAAGCGGAACCGCTCCGATGAATACGCAAAGTGGCACTACACCTTCCGTTCCATCATCAGGAGGTGGTATGGCGGGAATGGGTGGAAACACAGCAACCCCCTCACCATCGGGCATGCCATCGGGACAGGGGAGCGGTGGAATGTCGGGCGGAACAACAGGATCAATGGTCGATGTACTGCTTATTCAACTCCAAATGAAGGAACTGGATTCACGAATCGAAATACTTAACGCTTCGCGCAAGCCGCTGGAAGTAAAATTCAATAACCTGTTGAACCGTGCTTCGAGCGAAAAGATAATACTTGCCGACACCCTGTCTTCTGTATCCTTACCGGCTACGCTTTCCATCATCCAGGATTCGGTTATTCAAAATCATCCTATGGTGAAAATGTATCAATGGGATGAGAAAGCACGGGAAGAACAACAGCGCATGGCTAAGTTAATGGGTAGGCCTATGATTGGCGTTGGATTAACCTATATGATTTTCCGCCCACGATTTGATGAAATGCTGAATGAAAATATGGGCGGAGAAAACATGTTCATGCCCATGGTTACCATGACTTTGCCCATCTATAGAAAAAAGTATACCTCCTTACGCAAGGAGGCGGAATACCTGCAACAATCCGCTACACAAAATAAGGAAGCCGCAAAGCTTGACTTACTCAGTGAACTGGAGCGTTTATTATTTGATTACGAAAGCAGCACCAGGCGGCTTAAGCTCTTACACGATCAAAGAGAGATTACACAACAAGCCATCCGACTAATGACTACAACCTATAGTACAGGTGGTGGTGGAATGGAAGAAATTCTTCGTCAGCGTCAATCTTTATTAAGCTATGAACAACAGCAACTATCAGCCATAACAGAACAACATATAACGGTATCGGGCATCACTAAACTTATGGGAATTGAAAGTAACTAA
- a CDS encoding four helix bundle protein yields the protein MKKKEYIPLQNLEVYQLARELAKKAWVIYDKMSWQEKKIIGDQFISSIDSIGANIAEGYGRFHYLDRVRFLYNARGSMLEAINHWLELLVERNKISQPEFDEMKFLADKLSIKLNNFIRSIYESKNNKEDE from the coding sequence ATGAAAAAGAAAGAATACATCCCACTCCAGAACCTTGAAGTCTATCAGCTCGCAAGGGAATTAGCCAAAAAGGCCTGGGTGATCTATGACAAGATGAGTTGGCAGGAGAAAAAGATCATCGGTGATCAGTTCATATCCTCCATCGATTCCATAGGAGCAAACATCGCAGAAGGATACGGTCGCTTCCATTATCTTGACAGAGTCCGTTTCCTGTACAACGCCCGAGGTTCCATGCTCGAAGCCATCAATCATTGGCTTGAATTGTTAGTAGAGAGAAACAAAATCAGTCAACCAGAATTTGATGAAATGAAATTCTTAGCCGATAAACTATCCATTAAGCTTAACAACTTCATTCGATCCATCTATGAATCCAAAAACAATAAGGAAGATGAATAA